One window of the Anaeromyxobacter dehalogenans 2CP-C genome contains the following:
- a CDS encoding Glu/Leu/Phe/Val family dehydrogenase — protein sequence MAGRNGKTSFYDEAMETFHRAADLIKMDPRVRMELEEPDFEHIFYVTVETRDRLVPLSPEEQAKFRDLPASDVKAADAFEPLANGNYVLHRRALLKADITMRSGVMNIPGKGFFRIEKGGPKKFKAYRIQHNQVRGPYKGGIRYHKDVSLDLFKTLAADMTWKTAIAEIPFGGAKGGIKIDPFNYSKEEIEHLTLRFIYKMKGLIGPYIDIPAPDVNTNGEIMAMMMRQFTDGEREHHRLRGVVTGKDVRIGGSEGRVRATGQGVVYCIEEWAREHKFDLKGARVLVQGFGNVGSNAAEILAAMGAKIVAVNDAFGTIHADAGLDVHALAQHVHHNPKNLKKTVAGFTGGTAISKDDFWGVDADICIPAALGEEIDGPVAERLKVRLVAEAANGPTTREGDRVLAARKIEVIPDIMCNAGGVTVSYYEWLQNQRLEHWSEAEVNARLEQAIKKNYAIIRDISLNRPQRTPLYDSRPYCVGQQVDVRTAAMVLALKRIEAHYLLEGFSQ from the coding sequence ATGGCCGGTCGCAACGGGAAGACGAGCTTCTACGACGAGGCGATGGAGACGTTTCACCGGGCCGCGGACCTCATCAAGATGGACCCGCGCGTCCGCATGGAGCTGGAGGAGCCGGACTTCGAGCACATCTTCTACGTGACCGTCGAGACGAGGGACCGCCTGGTGCCGCTGTCTCCGGAGGAGCAGGCGAAGTTCCGGGACCTCCCCGCCTCCGACGTGAAGGCCGCCGACGCGTTCGAGCCGCTCGCCAACGGGAACTACGTCCTGCACCGCCGGGCGCTGCTCAAGGCCGACATCACCATGCGCTCGGGCGTGATGAACATCCCGGGCAAGGGCTTCTTCCGGATCGAGAAGGGCGGGCCGAAGAAGTTCAAGGCGTACCGGATCCAGCACAACCAGGTCCGCGGGCCGTACAAGGGCGGCATCCGCTACCACAAGGACGTCTCGCTCGACCTGTTCAAGACGCTCGCCGCCGACATGACCTGGAAGACGGCCATCGCCGAGATCCCGTTCGGCGGCGCCAAGGGCGGCATCAAGATCGACCCCTTCAACTACTCGAAGGAGGAGATCGAGCACCTCACGCTGCGCTTCATCTACAAGATGAAGGGGCTCATCGGGCCGTACATCGACATCCCGGCGCCGGACGTGAACACCAACGGCGAGATCATGGCGATGATGATGCGCCAGTTCACCGACGGTGAGCGCGAGCACCACCGCCTCCGCGGCGTGGTCACCGGCAAGGACGTGCGCATCGGCGGCTCGGAGGGGCGCGTCCGCGCCACCGGCCAGGGCGTCGTCTACTGCATCGAGGAGTGGGCGCGCGAGCACAAGTTCGACCTGAAGGGCGCGCGCGTCCTCGTGCAGGGCTTCGGCAACGTGGGCTCGAACGCCGCCGAGATCCTCGCCGCCATGGGCGCGAAGATCGTGGCCGTGAACGACGCGTTCGGCACGATCCACGCCGACGCCGGCCTCGACGTCCACGCGCTCGCGCAGCACGTGCACCACAACCCCAAGAACCTGAAGAAGACGGTGGCCGGGTTCACCGGCGGCACCGCCATCTCCAAGGACGACTTCTGGGGCGTGGACGCCGACATCTGCATCCCGGCGGCGCTCGGCGAGGAGATCGACGGCCCGGTGGCGGAGCGGCTCAAGGTGCGCCTGGTGGCGGAGGCCGCGAACGGCCCGACCACGCGCGAGGGCGACCGCGTGCTCGCCGCGCGCAAGATCGAGGTCATCCCCGACATCATGTGCAACGCGGGCGGCGTGACCGTCTCGTACTACGAGTGGCTGCAGAACCAGCGCCTCGAGCACTGGTCCGAGGCCGAGGTGAACGCCCGCCTCGAGCAGGCCATCAAGAAGAACTACGCCATCATCCGCGACATCTCGCTGAACCGCCCGCAGCGCACGCCGCTCTACGACTCGCGGCCGTACTGCGTCGGCCAGCAGGTGGACGTGCGCACCGCCGCGATGGTGCTCGCGCTGAAGCGCATCGAGGCGCACTACCTGCTGGAAGGCTTCTCGCAGTAG
- a CDS encoding ABC transporter ATP-binding protein has protein sequence MLAIETHGLTRLFDGKPAVQDLSLAVPAGAFYGFLGPNGAGKSTTIKMLTGLLAPTSGRAVVLGTDLARDPLAVKRQVGVVPDGLGLFERLTGAEQLRIHGQLYGLPRAEAARRADELLGALELAEQAGKLVGEYSHGMKKKLALGCALIHGPRLLFLDEPFEGIDAVAVSGIRALLQDLVARGAMTIFLTSHVLEVVERLVTHVGIVREGRLAAQGTLEEVRGAAGTLEEVFIRTVGEERPRPGLSWLGEGGAA, from the coding sequence ATGCTCGCCATCGAGACGCACGGGCTGACCCGGCTGTTCGACGGGAAGCCCGCGGTCCAGGACCTGTCGCTCGCCGTCCCGGCCGGCGCCTTCTACGGCTTCCTCGGGCCCAACGGCGCGGGGAAGAGCACCACCATCAAGATGCTGACCGGGCTGCTCGCGCCCACCTCCGGGCGGGCCGTCGTGCTGGGGACGGACCTCGCGCGGGACCCGCTCGCGGTGAAGCGGCAGGTGGGGGTGGTGCCGGACGGGCTCGGGCTGTTCGAGCGCCTCACCGGCGCGGAGCAGCTCCGCATCCACGGCCAGCTGTACGGCCTGCCGCGGGCCGAGGCGGCGCGGCGCGCCGACGAGCTGCTCGGGGCGCTCGAGCTCGCGGAGCAGGCCGGGAAGCTGGTGGGCGAGTACAGCCACGGCATGAAGAAGAAGCTCGCGCTGGGCTGCGCGCTCATCCACGGCCCGCGCCTGCTGTTCCTCGACGAGCCGTTCGAGGGCATCGACGCGGTGGCCGTCTCGGGCATCCGGGCGCTGCTGCAGGACCTCGTGGCGCGCGGCGCCATGACGATCTTCCTCACCAGCCACGTGCTCGAGGTGGTGGAGCGGCTGGTCACGCACGTCGGGATCGTGCGGGAGGGGCGGCTCGCGGCGCAGGGGACGCTGGAGGAGGTGCGCGGGGCGGCGGGGACGCTCGAGGAGGTCTTCATCCGCACCGTCGGCGAGGAGCGGCCGCGCCCCGGGCTCTCGTGGCTGGGCGAGGGCGGCGCCGCGTGA
- a CDS encoding PilZ domain-containing protein, with translation MLWSRREARKMVVAAAGPDRRAAPRLDKVFRVYLEGETGCGLGIARNISEGGMFVETRSPQPIGSQVRITFPSENGDMIAVAEVRYVCHLLGRGTSARGPLTMRGMGMRFLYFELDEAVPSLLQ, from the coding sequence ATGCTCTGGAGCCGGCGAGAGGCGCGGAAGATGGTGGTGGCGGCGGCGGGACCGGATCGGCGCGCGGCGCCGCGGCTCGACAAGGTCTTCCGCGTGTACCTGGAGGGCGAGACCGGCTGCGGCCTGGGGATCGCCCGGAACATCTCCGAGGGCGGCATGTTCGTGGAGACCCGCTCGCCGCAGCCCATCGGCTCGCAGGTGCGGATCACGTTCCCGTCCGAGAACGGCGACATGATCGCGGTGGCGGAGGTGCGGTACGTGTGCCACCTGCTCGGGCGCGGCACTTCCGCGCGGGGACCGCTCACCATGCGCGGCATGGGCATGCGGTTCCTGTACTTCGAGCTCGACGAGGCCGTGCCGTCCCTCCTGCAGTGA
- a CDS encoding DUF6066 family protein, with protein sequence MRALLSFAVLAIAAAAPAPAPARAADFDAVARSAERLDALEPFLVRYVGHCVDVYERRTCEANVAATRRSADGKTFAVRVQDAAPLVKPEVRGDGRFLLLLTPFVDGGGVALTHGAPLRQDAQGHPLVGLLPIPGTLPDGTMEMEFESPFRTGAIELEIVFRPEKPWKLKRKGEAGSYEGVAARFLAVRVLDARTGAPIATKVF encoded by the coding sequence ATGCGTGCACTCCTGAGCTTCGCCGTCCTCGCCATCGCGGCCGCCGCGCCCGCGCCGGCCCCCGCCCGCGCCGCGGACTTCGACGCGGTCGCCCGCAGCGCCGAGCGGCTCGACGCGCTCGAGCCGTTCCTGGTCCGCTACGTGGGCCACTGCGTGGACGTCTACGAGCGGCGCACCTGCGAGGCGAACGTCGCCGCGACCCGGCGCAGCGCGGACGGCAAGACGTTCGCGGTCCGGGTGCAGGACGCGGCGCCGCTGGTGAAGCCCGAGGTGCGCGGCGACGGCCGGTTCCTGCTGCTGCTCACGCCGTTCGTGGACGGCGGCGGCGTCGCGCTCACGCACGGCGCGCCGCTGCGCCAGGACGCGCAGGGCCACCCGCTGGTCGGGCTCCTGCCGATCCCGGGCACGCTGCCCGACGGCACGATGGAGATGGAGTTCGAGAGCCCGTTCCGCACCGGGGCCATCGAGCTCGAGATCGTGTTCCGGCCCGAGAAGCCCTGGAAGCTGAAGCGGAAGGGCGAGGCCGGCAGCTACGAGGGCGTCGCCGCGCGCTTCCTCGCGGTGCGCGTGCTGGACGCCCGCACCGGCGCGCCCATCGCCACGAAGGTGTTCTGA
- a CDS encoding trypsin-like peptidase domain-containing protein, with protein sequence MRLITRIVTVSLAAAAIFACTRDGSAATASAAPAASPSQQLFRDAAAAAPGPEAAIPVQTSLAPLIDKLRPAVVNISTTTVTKHPRVQRGPRGQNPHGGGTPDEGFEDFFERYFGRPAPEMPEEFKGSSLGSGFLLNGEGFILTNNHVVKDATDIRVRLSDDREFGAKIVGRDPLTDVALIQLVNPPKNLPTVVLGDSDALRQGDFVLALGSPFGLRDTATLGIVSAKHRPGINPGGTYDDFIQTDAAINPGNSGGPLFNLRGEVVGINTAIVSPQIGQGIGFAVPINMAKALLPQLKEKGKVTRGFLGVSVSDLSPDLIQGFGLQPGTKGALVQNVVPRSPADKAGLQPGDVVVALNDKTVETAGALTRGVALVSPGQTANLTVLRGGQKKQFAVKVVQRPEDGEAVGRGEQGGGEEGGGQGARDQSPKLGVSIAPITPDVARQFGVEPGDGVVVVDVTEGGPADRAGIRRGDVILEANRQKVTRPEDMRSAVAKLKEGDMALLRVRRGDAAVFIAVPVGGGK encoded by the coding sequence ATGCGCCTCATCACCCGAATCGTCACCGTCTCTCTCGCAGCCGCCGCGATCTTCGCGTGCACGCGGGACGGCAGCGCGGCGACCGCGTCGGCCGCGCCCGCGGCGTCGCCGTCCCAGCAGCTGTTCCGCGACGCCGCGGCCGCCGCGCCCGGCCCCGAGGCCGCGATCCCGGTACAGACCTCGCTCGCGCCGCTCATCGACAAGCTCCGCCCGGCGGTGGTGAACATCTCGACCACCACCGTCACCAAGCACCCGCGCGTGCAGCGCGGCCCGCGCGGCCAGAACCCGCACGGCGGCGGCACGCCGGACGAGGGCTTCGAGGACTTCTTCGAGCGCTACTTCGGCCGCCCCGCGCCGGAGATGCCCGAGGAGTTCAAGGGCTCCTCGCTCGGCTCCGGGTTCCTGCTCAACGGCGAGGGCTTCATCCTCACCAACAACCACGTGGTGAAGGACGCCACCGACATCCGCGTGCGCCTCTCGGACGATCGCGAGTTCGGCGCGAAGATCGTCGGCCGCGATCCGCTCACCGACGTCGCGCTCATCCAGCTGGTGAACCCTCCGAAGAACCTGCCGACGGTGGTGCTGGGCGACTCCGACGCGCTCCGCCAGGGCGACTTCGTGCTCGCGCTGGGCAGCCCGTTCGGCCTGCGCGACACCGCCACGCTCGGCATCGTGTCCGCGAAGCACCGCCCCGGCATCAACCCCGGCGGCACCTACGACGACTTCATCCAGACCGACGCCGCCATCAACCCCGGCAACTCCGGCGGCCCGCTGTTCAACCTCCGCGGCGAGGTGGTCGGCATCAACACCGCCATCGTGTCGCCGCAGATCGGCCAGGGCATCGGCTTCGCGGTGCCCATCAACATGGCGAAGGCGCTGCTGCCGCAGCTCAAGGAGAAGGGCAAGGTCACGCGCGGCTTCCTGGGCGTGTCGGTGTCCGACCTGTCGCCGGATCTCATCCAGGGCTTCGGCCTGCAGCCCGGCACCAAGGGCGCGCTGGTGCAGAACGTCGTCCCGCGCTCGCCGGCGGACAAGGCGGGGCTGCAGCCCGGCGACGTGGTGGTCGCGCTGAACGACAAGACGGTCGAGACCGCCGGCGCGCTCACCCGCGGCGTCGCCCTGGTCTCCCCCGGCCAGACCGCGAACCTGACCGTGCTGCGCGGCGGCCAGAAGAAGCAGTTCGCCGTGAAGGTCGTGCAGCGCCCCGAGGACGGCGAGGCCGTCGGCCGCGGCGAGCAGGGCGGCGGCGAGGAGGGCGGCGGGCAGGGCGCCCGCGATCAGTCGCCGAAGCTCGGCGTCTCCATCGCCCCCATCACCCCGGACGTCGCGCGCCAGTTCGGCGTCGAGCCGGGCGACGGCGTGGTGGTGGTGGACGTCACCGAGGGCGGCCCGGCCGACCGCGCCGGCATCCGCCGGGGCGACGTGATCCTCGAGGCCAACCGCCAGAAGGTGACGAGGCCCGAGGACATGCGGTCCGCGGTGGCGAAGCTGAAGGAGGGCGACATGGCGCTCCTCCGCGTCCGCCGCGGCGACGCCGCCGTGTTCATCGCGGTGCCGGTGGGCGGCGGCAAGTAG
- a CDS encoding nucleotide exchange factor GrpE — translation MSDERRDASAPGAEGQVKVVDRRRFRQDGEPIDPPQDEEGGQAAQGAAVEARLAEQAARIDELTRAYAALVEDNKAFRQRLERERTRVVEAERAGVAQTLLEATDDLERALAAASAPGEPTDERLGHLLEGVRLSLSVLHQRIAALGAERISTLGQPFDPHVAEAVDTVPVGDPSQDGTVVQEIRAGYRVGDRVLRPARVRVGKVARA, via the coding sequence ATGTCAGACGAACGCCGTGACGCCTCCGCGCCGGGCGCGGAGGGTCAGGTGAAGGTGGTGGACCGACGCCGGTTCCGGCAGGACGGGGAGCCCATCGACCCGCCGCAGGACGAGGAGGGCGGGCAGGCGGCTCAGGGCGCCGCCGTGGAGGCGCGCCTGGCCGAGCAGGCCGCCCGGATCGACGAGCTGACCCGCGCGTACGCCGCGCTGGTCGAGGACAACAAGGCCTTCCGGCAGCGCCTGGAGCGCGAGCGGACCCGGGTCGTGGAGGCGGAGCGGGCCGGGGTGGCGCAGACGCTGCTCGAGGCGACCGACGACCTCGAGCGCGCCCTCGCGGCGGCCTCCGCGCCAGGGGAGCCCACCGACGAGCGGCTCGGGCACCTGCTCGAGGGCGTGCGCCTTTCACTGAGCGTGCTGCATCAGCGCATCGCCGCGCTCGGGGCCGAGCGGATCTCGACCCTGGGCCAGCCGTTCGACCCCCACGTGGCCGAGGCGGTGGACACGGTCCCCGTCGGCGATCCGTCGCAGGACGGCACGGTGGTGCAGGAGATCCGCGCCGGATATCGCGTCGGCGACCGCGTGCTCCGCCCCGCCAGGGTCCGCGTGGGGAAGGTGGCGCGCGCGTGA
- a CDS encoding RNA polymerase sigma factor region1.1 domain-containing protein encodes MRHGSESHEARKALFQIGIRRGTLTVAEIDRALPPGSLSPAERWLLFYSLRAAGVEIRDARGEQVDALPGEPPPP; translated from the coding sequence GTGAGGCACGGGAGCGAGAGCCACGAGGCGCGCAAGGCGCTCTTCCAGATCGGGATCCGGCGCGGCACCCTGACGGTCGCCGAGATCGATCGCGCGCTGCCGCCCGGGAGCCTCTCGCCGGCGGAGCGCTGGCTGCTGTTCTACAGCCTGCGCGCGGCCGGGGTGGAGATCCGCGACGCGCGCGGCGAGCAGGTGGACGCGCTCCCCGGCGAGCCCCCGCCGCCCTGA